A DNA window from Pyrus communis chromosome 3, drPyrComm1.1, whole genome shotgun sequence contains the following coding sequences:
- the LOC137728164 gene encoding PAMP-induced secreted peptide 2-like: MAMGLKSIALFFLILLIAFFLSCSNLALIEARPLSSSSRLSRNGTGEIESLFFKAVNNSGPSPGTGGHEVVNLTTPLGISVKNSGPSPGEGHH, from the coding sequence ATGGCTATGGGACTCAAGTCTATTGCCTTGttctttcttattcttcttattGCTTTCTTCCTCTCATGCTCCAATCTTGCTCTAATAGAAGCTCGACCACTCAGCAGTTCATCAAGGTTGTCACGCAATGGTACTGGAGAGATTGAGAGCTTATTCTTCAAGGCAGTGAACAATTCAGGACCGAGCCCTGGTACCGGAGGACACGAAGTTGTAAACCTTACAACTCCTCTAGGAATTAGTGTCAAGAATTCTGGCCCTAGCCCTGGTGAAGGACATCATTGA